One genomic region from Phoenix dactylifera cultivar Barhee BC4 unplaced genomic scaffold, palm_55x_up_171113_PBpolish2nd_filt_p 000046F, whole genome shotgun sequence encodes:
- the LOC103711712 gene encoding splicing factor U2af small subunit B-like → MAEHLASIFGTEKDRVNCPFYFKIGACRHGDRCSRLHNRPTISPTLLLSNMYQRPDMITPGIDAQGQQIEPQKIQEHFEDFYEDIFEELSKFGEIECLNVCDNLADHMIGNVYVQFREEEQAAAAVKALQGRFYSGRPIIVDFSPVTDFREATCRQFEENSCNRGGYCNFMHVKQIGKELRRKLFGQSRRSRRSRSRSQSPSQYFRRDYRDRDYRDRGDYYGSGRRSGDRHGKYENNGGRRRHGSPRRTRSPVREGSEERRARIEQWNREREERHA, encoded by the coding sequence ATGGCGGAACACTTGGCTTCGATCTTTGGTACTGAGAAGGATAGGGTCAACTGCCCGTTCTACTTCAAGATTGGGGCATGCCGCCATGGCGACAGGTGCTCCCGTCTCCACAACCGCCCGACAATATCCCCAACCCTTCTCCTGTCCAACATGTATCAGCGTCCTGACATGATAACCCCAGGAATTGATGCCCAGGGCCAGCAAATAGAACCCCAAAAGATCCAGGAACACTTTGAGGACTTTTATGAGGATATTTTTGAGGAGCTCAGCAAGTTTGGTGAGATTGAGTGCCTAAATGTCTGTGATAACCTTGCTGACCACATGATCGGGAATGTCTACGTCCAGTTcagagaagaagaacaagcgGCTGCAGCTGTTAAGGCCCTTCAAGGCCGGTTCTACTCAGGCCGCCCGATAATTGTGGACTTCTCCCCAGTGACTGACTTTCGGGAAGCCACTTGCCGGCAGTTTGAGGAGAACAGCTGCAACCGTGGTGGGTATTGCAATTTTATGCATGTGAAGCAGATCGGTAAGGAGTTGAGGAGGAAGCTATTTGGGCAGTCTCGGAGGTCTCGTAGGAGCAGGAGCCGTAGTCAAAGTCCTAGCCAATACTTTCGGAGGGACTATCGTGATAGAGACTACCGTGACCGTGGGGATTACTATGGGAGTGGGCGGAGGAGTGGAGACAGGCATGGGAAGTATGAGAACAATGGGGGAAGGCGGCGACATGGGAGCCCCAGGCGGACAAGGAGCCCAGTGAGAGAAGGAAGTGAGGAACGGAGGGCTAGGATCGAGCAGTGGAAtcgggaaagagaggagaggcaTGCATGA